From one Triticum urartu cultivar G1812 chromosome 3, Tu2.1, whole genome shotgun sequence genomic stretch:
- the LOC125549427 gene encoding spindle pole body component 110-like, giving the protein MESSGLRKRVADMMDGGKYKPKGYGMAGAGQRLPCALLLLLVLAGTALSVVVMHKVREQRAFAVVLKERDVQAVSLRIQLQKEKAYGKETKRKAEEMKATMSSLRTQKTDLKTKLKTLEATATILKNAQKELEASLKERESRISQMEGKAANLHSTRKALEASLKERENRIKQMQDKVTSLEKTQKEQELSLKARDSRIRQLEEKTAAASNPDQMAALMEILQRKEAELEEIKTRFQDYRTTDRKVVGSKSTSARTNPTTPAVVVAGKVTNSSRNSTVPARSEEKKAGNTTVTESKLQKPKTRSLEEKPAKLAVAGNTQVDDLQEQDTDFLDMDDIYGDSHAKKSELARRNKKVLTDSHVENQKSGHPLDQQDSHHVRYNKLLEKENIKPDETKKKNSTVGPLEKISKDETKMKNSAVGHLEKISKDETKKKNSTVGHLEKISKDSLSDVNLDRPRQGVAAAADVKPKVPVNDDLQQNKKQKNKKPKSKKKVVDTSTW; this is encoded by the exons ATGGAATCGAGCGGTCTGAGGAAGAGAGTAGCCGATATGATGGATGGGGGCAAGTACAAGCCAAAAGGCTATGGGATGGCCGGCGCCGGCCAGAGGCTCCCATGTGCGCTGCTTCTGCTGCTGGTTCTCGCCGGCACCGCGTTGAGCGTCGTCGTCATGCACAAGGTCAGGGAGCAGCGCGCCTTTGCTGTGGTTCTCAAGGAACGGGACGTGCAGGCCGTCTCCCTCCGGATCCAACTCCAG AAAGAGAAGGCATATGGCAAAGAGACGAAGAGGAAGGCGGAAGAAATGAAGGCCACAATGTCTTCCCTGAGAACACAGAAGACAGACCTGAAAACAAAGCTCAAGACGCTGGAAGCCACAGCCACAATCCTCAAGAACGCGCAGAAAGAACTCGAAGCATCTCTCAAGGAGAGAGAGAGCCGCATCAGCCAAATGGAAGGGAAAGCCGCAAATCTTCACAGCACCCGGAAAGCACTAGAAGCATCTCTCAAGGAACGAGAAAACCGCATCAAGCAAATGCAAGATAAAGTCACGAGCCTTGAGAAGACTCAGAAAGAACAGGAGCTGTCTCTAAAGGCCAGAGACAGCCGCATCCGCCAACTGGAAGAGAAAACCGCCGCGGCGTCAAATCCTGACCAGATGGCAGCTCTCATGGAAATCCTGCAGCGGAAGGAAGCCGAGCTCGAGGAGATCAAGACCAGGTTCCAGGACTACAGGACTACAGACAGAAAGGTCGTAGGTAGTAAGAGCACTTCGGCACGAACAAACCCAACGACACCTGCCGTTGTAGTAGCAGGAAAGGTTACAAACTCCAGCAGGAATAGTACTGTACCTGCTAGATCAGAAGAGAAGAAAGCTGGCAACACAACAGTGACAGAAAGCAAACTTCAGAAACCAAAGACCAGATCTTTAGAAGAAAAGCCAGCGAAGCTCGCAGTCGCAGGCAATACACAAGTTGATGATTTGCAAGAGCAAGACACTGATTTCTTAGATATGGATGATATTTATGGAGACAGCCATGCCAAGAAGTCTGAACTTGCTCGGCGGAACAAGAAGGTTTTGACCGACAGTCATGTCGAAAACCAAAAATCAGGGCACCCCCTGGACCAGCAGGACAGCCACCATGTCAGATATAACAAGCTACTTGAGAAGGAAAACATCAAACCAGATGAAACCAAGAAGAAGAACAGTACTGTTGGGCCCTTGGAAAAGATCTCCAAAGATGAAACCAAGATGAAGAACAGTGCTGTTGGGCACTTGGAAAAGATCTCCAAAGATGAAACCAAGAAGAAGAACAGTACTGTTGGGCACTTGGAAAAGATCTCCAAAGACAGCTTAAGCGACGTCAACCTAGACAGACCGAGACAAGGGGTGGCTGCTGCTGCtgatgtgaagcccaaggtgccTGTAAATGATGATTTGCAGCAAAACAAGAAGCAGAAGAACAAAAAGCCCAAATCCAAGAAGAAGGTGGTCGATACTTCAACTTGGTGA